A genomic stretch from Mycobacterium cookii includes:
- a CDS encoding lipoprotein LpqH, translated as MRTTLPVVAAALLMTVAGCSDKAATLRPGVLPPGTAVLSVDGKDVGTTYSVRCETIDWMTRIHTGIDGAGVNAMLSNADNLTAEFVRLHDLNGFTGSYEHRLQGEASVTMTGPTYRITGAALGFNKSEPTRLRAETFSVKVSC; from the coding sequence GTGCGCACCACACTTCCCGTCGTCGCCGCGGCGCTGCTGATGACCGTCGCCGGCTGTTCGGACAAGGCCGCCACGCTGCGGCCCGGGGTGTTGCCGCCCGGCACCGCGGTACTCAGCGTCGACGGCAAAGACGTCGGCACCACCTACTCGGTGCGTTGCGAGACAATCGACTGGATGACCAGGATCCACACCGGGATCGACGGGGCCGGCGTCAACGCGATGCTGTCCAACGCCGACAACCTGACCGCCGAATTCGTCCGCTTGCACGACCTCAACGGCTTCACCGGGTCCTACGAGCATCGGCTTCAGGGCGAGGCGTCAGTCACGATGACCGGTCCGACCTACCGCATCACCGGGGCGGCGCTCGGGTTCAACAAGTCAGAGCCGACCCGGTTGCGGGCCGAGACTTTCAGCGTCAAGGTGTCGTGCTGA
- a CDS encoding haloalkane dehalogenase yields MQTLRTPDERFTAISEFPYTPNYCDVSDDDGGTLRMAWVEDGPADADPVLMLHGEPSWSFLYRKMMPPLTAAGHRVVCPDLVGFGRSDKPTRIEDHSYARHVEWVRALVFDHLDLQRVTLVGQDWGGLIGLRLAAEHPDRFSKIVVANTGLPTGDIPMPEIWWQFRKAMQSAPTVDVGRFVQGGCRRPMSDDTRAGYDAPFPDDTFCAGPRAMPGLVPTSPDDPAASANRSAWAALCASPTPMLVAFSDGDPITGGMAPIFQREMAGAKGIQHPVVHNAGHFLQEDAGEELAGYIVDFLGG; encoded by the coding sequence ATGCAGACGCTGCGCACACCCGACGAGCGATTCACCGCGATATCCGAATTCCCTTACACCCCAAACTATTGCGACGTATCCGACGACGACGGCGGGACGCTGCGCATGGCCTGGGTCGAAGACGGCCCGGCAGACGCCGACCCGGTGCTGATGCTGCACGGTGAGCCGTCGTGGTCCTTTCTCTACCGCAAGATGATGCCGCCACTGACCGCGGCCGGCCATCGCGTGGTCTGCCCGGACCTGGTTGGTTTCGGTCGGTCCGACAAGCCGACGCGCATCGAAGACCACAGCTATGCGCGGCACGTCGAATGGGTGCGGGCCTTGGTCTTCGACCACTTGGACCTGCAGCGGGTGACCCTGGTCGGCCAGGACTGGGGCGGGCTGATCGGGTTGCGGCTCGCCGCCGAGCATCCCGATCGCTTCAGCAAGATCGTCGTCGCCAACACCGGCCTGCCGACCGGAGACATTCCGATGCCGGAGATCTGGTGGCAGTTCCGCAAGGCGATGCAGAGCGCGCCGACCGTCGACGTCGGCCGGTTCGTCCAGGGCGGCTGCCGCAGGCCGATGAGCGACGACACCCGCGCGGGCTACGACGCGCCGTTCCCCGACGACACGTTCTGCGCGGGCCCGCGGGCGATGCCCGGGTTGGTGCCGACGTCGCCGGACGATCCCGCGGCGTCGGCCAACCGGTCGGCGTGGGCCGCGCTGTGCGCGAGTCCGACGCCGATGCTGGTCGCCTTCAGCGACGGCGACCCGATCACCGGGGGCATGGCGCCGATCTTTCAGCGGGAGATGGCGGGCGCGAAGGGAATCCAACATCCGGTCGTGCACAACGCCGGGCATTTCCTGCAAGAAGACGCCGGTGAAGAACTCGCCGGCTACATCGTCGACTTCCTAGGCGGCTGA
- a CDS encoding ABC transporter substrate-binding protein, which yields MSGRWRRAAIWLIVLCLTATACGSSNPLGGVSTNVNSIVVGSAGFPESKILAEIYAQALQANGFNVGRQMGIGSRETYIPALKDHSIDLVPEYIGNLLSYLEPNSTVTMLDDIELELFRRLPGDLSILTPSPACNTDTVTVTADTAARWNLKAIGDLAPHSPEVRFAAPSDFQVRPEGLIGLRQRYGLDIAPGNFVAISDDGGAVTVRTLTEGKVNAANIFSTSPAILQHRLVALEDPAHNFPAGNIVPLVNSQKKSDRLKDVLDAVSAKLTSRALADLNASVAGNSGIDPDQAARNWLHDNNFDRPIKG from the coding sequence ATGAGCGGGAGGTGGCGTCGGGCGGCGATCTGGCTGATCGTGCTGTGCCTGACCGCGACAGCCTGTGGCAGTTCAAACCCGCTCGGCGGAGTGTCGACCAACGTGAATTCGATCGTGGTGGGGTCGGCAGGGTTCCCGGAATCGAAGATTCTCGCCGAGATCTACGCACAAGCGTTGCAGGCCAACGGCTTCAATGTGGGGCGGCAGATGGGCATCGGCAGCCGGGAGACGTATATCCCTGCGCTGAAGGATCATTCGATCGACTTGGTGCCCGAGTACATCGGCAACCTGCTGTCCTATTTGGAACCCAACTCGACGGTCACCATGCTCGACGATATCGAGTTGGAACTGTTCCGGCGGCTGCCGGGGGACCTGTCGATCCTGACGCCATCGCCCGCCTGCAACACCGACACCGTCACGGTCACCGCTGACACCGCTGCCAGATGGAACCTCAAGGCAATCGGCGACCTCGCCCCGCATTCGCCGGAAGTGCGTTTCGCCGCACCGTCGGATTTCCAAGTCCGTCCGGAGGGTCTGATCGGACTTCGGCAGCGATACGGCCTCGACATCGCACCCGGAAACTTCGTCGCCATCAGCGACGACGGCGGCGCAGTCACCGTGCGCACTCTCACCGAGGGAAAGGTGAATGCGGCCAACATCTTCAGCACGTCACCTGCGATCCTGCAGCACCGTCTGGTCGCCCTCGAAGATCCTGCGCACAACTTTCCGGCAGGCAACATCGTCCCGCTGGTGAACTCGCAGAAGAAGTCCGATCGTCTCAAAGATGTGCTGGACGCGGTATCGGCCAAGTTGACCAGCCGCGCACTGGCCGACCTCAATGCCTCAGTGGCCGGGAACTCCGGTATCGATCCTGACCAGGCCGCCCGGAACTGGTTGCACGACAACAACTTCGACCGCCCGATCAAGGGCTGA
- a CDS encoding nucleoside deaminase, whose protein sequence is MRSDEDLIRAALAVAGTAGQRDVPIGAVVVAADGTELASAANAREELGDPTAHAEILAMRAAARVLGDGWRLTGATLAVTVEPCTMCAGALVMARVDRLVFGAFEPKTGAVGSLWDVVRDRRLNHRPEVRGGVLADECAGLLEAFFARQRLG, encoded by the coding sequence TTGAGATCCGACGAAGACCTGATCCGCGCCGCGCTGGCGGTCGCTGGGACCGCTGGTCAGCGCGACGTGCCGATCGGCGCGGTGGTGGTGGCCGCCGACGGAACTGAATTGGCCAGCGCCGCCAACGCCCGTGAGGAACTCGGGGATCCGACCGCGCACGCCGAGATCCTGGCGATGCGGGCGGCCGCGCGCGTGCTCGGCGACGGCTGGCGGCTGACCGGAGCGACGCTGGCGGTGACCGTCGAGCCGTGCACAATGTGCGCGGGTGCGCTGGTGATGGCCCGGGTCGACCGGCTGGTGTTCGGGGCCTTCGAGCCCAAGACCGGCGCGGTGGGTTCGCTGTGGGACGTGGTCCGCGACCGCAGGCTCAACCACCGGCCTGAGGTGCGCGGCGGGGTGCTGGCCGATGAGTGCGCCGGGCTGCTGGAGGCGTTCTTCGCCCGGCAGCGATTGGGATAG
- a CDS encoding ABC transporter permease, with the protein MHYLLTHLPTAWTLTVIHLRLSLLPVLAGLAIALPWGVVAWRVAALRRLTTVAASVVFTIPSLALFVVLPLIIPTRILDEANVVVALTLYTSALLVRVVLEALDAVPAQVRDAASAVGYRPITRILKVELPLSIPVLVAGLRVVVVTNISMVSVGAVIGIGGLGTWFTEGYQANKSDQIVGGIIAIFLVAVVVDVALMLVGRCATPWARVSRPGRRLLTAPVVGGSR; encoded by the coding sequence GTGCACTATCTGCTCACCCACCTCCCGACGGCTTGGACGCTGACCGTGATCCACCTGCGGCTGTCGCTGCTGCCGGTGCTGGCCGGCTTGGCCATCGCGCTGCCGTGGGGGGTGGTGGCATGGCGCGTGGCGGCGCTGCGTCGGCTGACCACGGTGGCCGCCAGCGTGGTGTTCACCATTCCGTCGCTGGCGCTGTTCGTGGTGCTGCCGTTGATCATTCCGACCAGAATTCTCGACGAGGCCAATGTCGTCGTTGCGCTGACGCTGTACACCTCGGCGCTGCTGGTGCGGGTTGTCCTGGAAGCGCTCGACGCCGTCCCGGCCCAGGTGCGCGACGCCGCCAGCGCGGTCGGTTATCGGCCGATCACCCGGATACTGAAAGTCGAACTGCCGCTGTCGATTCCGGTGCTGGTCGCCGGGCTGCGGGTGGTGGTGGTGACCAACATCTCGATGGTCTCGGTCGGTGCGGTAATCGGCATCGGCGGTCTGGGCACCTGGTTCACCGAGGGCTACCAGGCGAACAAGAGCGATCAGATCGTCGGCGGGATCATCGCGATCTTCCTGGTGGCCGTTGTCGTCGACGTCGCGCTCATGCTGGTCGGGCGATGCGCCACGCCTTGGGCGCGGGTGTCACGACCCGGCCGCCGGTTGCTGACCGCGCCGGTGGTCGGAGGTTCGCGATGA
- a CDS encoding NUDIX domain-containing protein — protein sequence MPKLSAGLLLYRVRDGPRLVRRPAAPGSAALAIATVDVLIAHPGGPFWARKDDGAWSIPKGEYSQSDDPWAAAQREFTEEVGLAPPPGPRVDLGSVKQPGGKIVTVFAVQGDLDVANAHSNTFELEWPRGSGQLRSFPEVDRVDWFPLARARGKLLKGQQGFLDQLAVHLAER from the coding sequence GTGCCCAAGCTCAGCGCGGGCCTGCTGCTGTACCGGGTGCGCGACGGCCCAAGGCTCGTGCGGCGACCCGCTGCGCCCGGCTCCGCCGCGCTTGCGATCGCCACGGTCGACGTTCTGATCGCGCATCCCGGAGGCCCGTTCTGGGCCCGCAAGGACGACGGCGCCTGGTCGATACCCAAAGGGGAGTACTCGCAGAGTGATGACCCGTGGGCGGCCGCACAGCGTGAATTCACCGAGGAGGTCGGCCTAGCCCCGCCGCCCGGCCCACGGGTCGACCTCGGGTCGGTCAAGCAACCGGGCGGCAAGATCGTCACCGTGTTCGCCGTGCAGGGTGATCTCGACGTCGCGAATGCGCACAGCAATACCTTCGAACTCGAATGGCCAAGGGGCTCAGGGCAACTGCGGAGCTTTCCCGAAGTCGACCGGGTGGACTGGTTCCCGTTGGCGCGCGCCAGGGGAAAGCTTCTGAAGGGTCAGCAGGGCTTCCTCGATCAATTGGCGGTACATCTGGCCGAAAGGTGA
- a CDS encoding DUF732 domain-containing protein, with the protein MRDRETIDSELRRLAMERRLIREHGGELSSRQLDDLLDERLGHRPEPRAVTAVQTRPRVLVADRRRTYRRPGALRRFALRTAIPLSIAAIATVLVVTVAFHYRHRVAQPAETPQSDVQPHMAAAQPPAPPVNHPAPQDIADKALIDVLQHEGVPAPSHDYVTTQAHAVCDFLAREPDLVEAAHFVQRSTIWDADQSAEFASAAVVTYCPQFATAGSDKMQQTLQTSQSTLQKIEGDLHGINNDLQGIRDGLHGDN; encoded by the coding sequence ATGCGCGATCGCGAGACGATCGACTCCGAACTACGGCGCCTGGCCATGGAGCGCCGTCTCATCCGCGAGCACGGCGGCGAGCTGTCCAGCCGACAGCTCGACGACCTGCTCGACGAGCGCCTGGGGCATCGCCCGGAGCCGCGCGCAGTCACGGCGGTGCAGACACGGCCCAGGGTGCTGGTCGCCGACCGGCGCAGGACTTACCGTCGTCCCGGTGCGCTGCGTCGCTTCGCTCTTCGCACGGCGATCCCGCTGTCTATTGCCGCGATTGCCACCGTGCTCGTGGTGACGGTCGCGTTCCATTACCGCCACCGGGTGGCGCAGCCGGCGGAGACGCCGCAATCCGACGTGCAACCCCACATGGCTGCCGCACAACCGCCTGCTCCGCCGGTCAATCACCCAGCGCCACAAGACATTGCCGACAAGGCCCTGATCGATGTGCTGCAGCACGAGGGTGTGCCTGCTCCCAGCCACGACTACGTCACGACCCAGGCACACGCGGTCTGCGACTTCCTGGCCCGCGAACCCGACCTCGTGGAGGCCGCGCACTTCGTCCAGCGCTCGACGATCTGGGATGCGGACCAAAGTGCCGAGTTCGCCTCCGCCGCCGTCGTCACCTACTGTCCGCAGTTCGCGACGGCAGGCTCGGACAAGATGCAGCAGACGCTACAGACGTCACAATCCACGCTGCAAAAGATCGAGGGCGACCTGCACGGCATCAACAACGATCTACAAGGAATCCGCGACGGCCTGCACGGCGACAACTGA
- a CDS encoding prephenate dehydrogenase, which yields MCVLGLGLIGGSLLRAAVASGRDAFGYNRSVEGAQAARFDGFDATTDLTEALTRAAALEALIVLAVPMPALPALLTHIGQTAPECPLTDVTSVKGAVLDEVTAAGLQTRFVGGHPMTGTAHSGWAAGDARLFVGAPWVISVDDHVDPTVWSTVLQLALDCGSVVVPARSDEHDAAAAAISHLPHLLAEALAVTAAEVPLAFALAAGSFRDGTRVAGSAPDLVRAMCQANADQLLPRVDRAIELLAEARESLANNDSVADLVESGHAARTRYDSFSRPEIVTVFVGAENWRRELAAAGRAGGVIRSALPRLDTPR from the coding sequence GTGTGCGTACTGGGCCTGGGGTTGATCGGCGGGTCCCTGTTGCGCGCGGCGGTCGCCTCCGGCCGCGATGCCTTCGGCTACAACCGGTCAGTCGAGGGAGCGCAGGCCGCGCGTTTCGACGGCTTTGACGCCACCACCGATCTCACCGAGGCACTGACCCGGGCCGCCGCCCTCGAGGCGTTGATCGTCCTCGCCGTGCCGATGCCGGCGTTGCCCGCCCTGCTCACACATATCGGCCAGACCGCTCCCGAGTGTCCACTGACCGACGTCACCAGCGTCAAAGGCGCAGTGCTCGACGAAGTCACCGCGGCGGGCCTGCAGACCCGTTTCGTCGGAGGGCACCCGATGACCGGTACCGCGCACTCGGGCTGGGCAGCCGGAGACGCCCGGCTGTTCGTCGGCGCACCCTGGGTGATCAGCGTGGACGACCACGTCGACCCCACGGTGTGGTCGACGGTGCTGCAACTCGCCCTGGACTGCGGTTCGGTTGTGGTGCCCGCCAGGTCAGACGAACACGACGCCGCCGCGGCCGCCATCTCGCATCTGCCGCATCTGCTCGCCGAAGCCCTGGCGGTGACGGCCGCCGAGGTGCCACTGGCGTTCGCCCTGGCTGCCGGGTCATTCCGGGACGGCACCAGAGTCGCCGGCAGTGCGCCGGATCTGGTACGTGCCATGTGCCAAGCGAACGCCGACCAGCTGCTGCCGCGCGTGGATCGGGCCATCGAGTTGCTCGCCGAAGCACGAGAGTCGTTGGCGAACAACGACTCTGTTGCTGACCTTGTCGAGAGTGGGCACGCCGCCCGCACCCGCTACGACAGCTTCTCGCGGCCGGAGATCGTCACGGTGTTCGTCGGCGCCGAGAATTGGCGACGTGAGCTGGCGGCCGCCGGTCGCGCCGGCGGTGTGATCAGATCCGCTCTGCCAAGGTTGGATACTCCACGATGA
- a CDS encoding ABC transporter permease, which produces MNFLGQALTYLTTASNWSGPVGLGVRTLEHLEYTAAAVLVSALIAVPVGLIVGHTGRGTLVVVSLVNALRALPTLGVLLLAVLLWGLGLLPPIVALTLLGIPPLLAGTYAGIAAVDRTVVDAARSMGMTELRVLLRVEVPNALPLIVGGLRTATLQVVATATVAAYASLGGLGRYLIDGIKVRQFHIALVGALMVAALALILDGALAFAVWASAPGTGRLRRRPHPQTSISAEPSPNVDA; this is translated from the coding sequence ATGAATTTCCTGGGGCAGGCGCTGACCTACCTGACCACCGCGAGCAACTGGTCGGGCCCGGTCGGGCTGGGCGTCCGGACCCTGGAACATCTGGAATACACCGCGGCGGCGGTCCTGGTCTCGGCGTTGATCGCGGTCCCGGTCGGCTTGATTGTGGGTCACACCGGACGCGGCACACTGGTGGTGGTGAGTCTGGTCAACGCTCTGCGCGCACTGCCGACGCTGGGCGTGCTGCTGCTGGCCGTGCTGCTGTGGGGGCTCGGCCTGCTGCCGCCGATCGTCGCGCTGACGCTGCTCGGCATCCCACCGTTGCTGGCCGGAACGTACGCGGGGATCGCGGCCGTCGACCGGACAGTGGTCGACGCGGCGCGCTCGATGGGCATGACCGAGTTGCGGGTGCTGCTGCGGGTCGAGGTGCCCAACGCGCTTCCGCTGATCGTGGGCGGGCTGCGGACCGCGACGCTGCAGGTAGTCGCCACCGCGACGGTGGCGGCCTACGCCAGCCTCGGCGGGCTGGGGCGCTACCTGATCGACGGCATCAAGGTGCGCCAGTTTCACATCGCGCTGGTCGGTGCGCTGATGGTGGCCGCGCTGGCGTTGATCCTCGACGGTGCGCTGGCGTTTGCGGTGTGGGCGTCGGCACCGGGGACCGGGCGACTGCGCCGAAGGCCACACCCTCAGACGTCGATATCTGCGGAGCCGTCGCCTAACGTAGACGCGTGA
- a CDS encoding LapA family protein: MSSDPSVSPDQPPTTPAVPDTAPPPESAVKFTRTAGLWSFLAAGFLILIVLLVFITQNTASGDFAFLGWHWSLPLGVAILLAAVCGGLITFLAGTARIYQLRRAAKKNLAAGR, from the coding sequence ATGAGCAGCGATCCGTCGGTCTCACCCGACCAGCCGCCAACCACTCCGGCTGTCCCCGATACAGCGCCGCCACCCGAATCGGCGGTGAAATTCACCCGGACCGCCGGCCTGTGGTCATTTCTGGCGGCAGGATTCCTGATCCTGATCGTTCTGCTGGTCTTCATCACGCAGAACACCGCTTCGGGTGATTTCGCCTTCCTGGGCTGGCACTGGAGCCTGCCTTTGGGGGTCGCCATTCTGCTGGCGGCCGTATGCGGCGGCCTGATCACCTTTCTCGCCGGCACCGCGCGGATCTACCAGTTGCGGCGTGCGGCGAAGAAGAACCTCGCCGCCGGTCGCTGA
- a CDS encoding WS/DGAT/MGAT family O-acyltransferase — protein MELMSPLDSVFLMTESREHPMHVGGLQLFEPPEGAGPDFVRDIHDAMVANHDFQPTFRKRPALTFGGLPTVAWTYDDADDVEMDYHVRRSALPTPGRVRELLELASRWHSGLLDRHRPLWEAHFVEGLNDGRFALYSKFHHSLIDGVSALRLMQRTLSTDPDDTELQAIWSLPRRKRESGPSKRPGLTQLAGSIAAYGPSTWSLARAALLEQQLTLPFAAPRTMLNVPIGGARRVAAQSWALDRLKGVKAAAGVSFNDVVLAMCAGALRYYLLDEHALPDTPLIAMVPVSMRSPEQADSGGNQVGALLCNLATHLDDPVERLETINESMRGNKQIFSELPRLQAYALSAFLIAPLGLAAFPGFVSTAPPPFNIVISNVPGPTEPMYLQGARLDGNYPLSIALDGQALNMTVVNNAGNLDFGLVGCRRSVPHLQRLLGHLETSLKDLERAVGH, from the coding sequence ATGGAATTGATGAGCCCCCTCGACTCGGTGTTTCTGATGACCGAATCGCGTGAGCACCCCATGCACGTCGGCGGGCTGCAGCTGTTCGAGCCGCCGGAGGGCGCGGGCCCGGATTTCGTGCGCGACATCCACGACGCCATGGTCGCCAATCACGACTTCCAACCCACCTTCCGCAAGCGGCCCGCGTTGACGTTCGGCGGACTCCCGACCGTCGCGTGGACCTACGACGACGCCGATGACGTCGAGATGGATTACCACGTGCGGCGCTCGGCGCTGCCCACGCCGGGGCGGGTCCGCGAGCTCCTCGAGCTGGCCTCACGCTGGCACAGTGGTCTGCTGGACCGGCACCGTCCGCTGTGGGAAGCGCACTTCGTCGAGGGACTCAACGACGGCCGGTTCGCCCTCTACAGCAAGTTCCACCACTCGCTGATCGACGGCGTGTCCGCATTGCGGCTCATGCAGCGGACACTGTCGACCGACCCCGATGACACTGAGCTGCAAGCGATTTGGAGCTTGCCGCGACGCAAGCGGGAAAGCGGGCCGTCAAAACGGCCCGGCCTGACCCAGCTGGCGGGATCCATTGCGGCATATGGCCCTTCGACGTGGTCGCTGGCCAGGGCGGCGCTGTTGGAACAACAGCTGACGTTGCCGTTCGCCGCGCCGCGCACCATGCTCAACGTGCCAATCGGCGGCGCGCGACGAGTGGCCGCCCAGTCGTGGGCGCTGGACCGGCTCAAAGGGGTCAAGGCCGCCGCCGGCGTGAGCTTCAACGACGTGGTACTCGCGATGTGCGCCGGCGCGCTGCGCTACTACCTGCTGGATGAGCACGCGCTGCCTGACACCCCGCTGATCGCGATGGTCCCGGTGAGTATGCGTTCGCCAGAGCAGGCCGACAGCGGTGGCAACCAGGTCGGCGCCCTGTTGTGCAACCTGGCGACCCACCTCGACGATCCCGTCGAGCGGCTCGAGACCATCAACGAATCGATGCGGGGCAACAAGCAGATCTTCTCCGAATTGCCTCGGCTGCAAGCGTATGCGTTGTCCGCGTTCCTCATCGCACCGCTGGGACTGGCCGCGTTCCCGGGCTTCGTCTCGACGGCTCCGCCGCCGTTCAACATCGTGATCTCCAACGTGCCCGGTCCGACCGAGCCGATGTACCTGCAAGGCGCCCGGCTCGACGGCAACTACCCGCTGTCGATCGCCCTGGACGGCCAGGCGTTGAACATGACCGTCGTCAACAACGCTGGCAACCTCGATTTCGGACTGGTCGGATGCCGGCGCAGCGTGCCGCACCTGCAGCGGCTGCTCGGCCACCTGGAGACCTCGCTGAAGGATCTGGAACGCGCGGTAGGGCACTGA
- a CDS encoding ABC transporter ATP-binding protein — protein MISFHDVHKVYDDGTIAVNRLNLEVPQGTLTVFVGPSGCGKTTSMRMINRMAEPTSGNVVVNGADVATVDPVRLRLGIGYVIQGGGLMPHQRVIDNVATVPVLKGMSRRAARKAAYAVLERVGLSAKLATRYPAQLSGGEQQRVGVARALAADPPILLMDEPFSAVDPIVRHELQREILRLQAELRKTIVFVTHDIDEAVRLADRVAVFGPGGSLQQYEEPARLLSHPANDFVARMIGAGRGYRWLQFLDATQLPVHDLPRLTASEVAGAQLHDDWALVVKSDGTPLGWIDEAGVAQHRDGAPLPDSITSVGALFRPNGNLSQALDAALSSPAAMGVAVDKEGKVTGGVRAGDVLAALDSHRRH, from the coding sequence TTGATCAGCTTTCACGACGTGCACAAGGTCTACGACGACGGCACCATCGCTGTCAACCGGCTGAACCTGGAAGTGCCGCAGGGCACGCTGACCGTGTTCGTCGGCCCGTCGGGCTGCGGCAAAACCACCTCGATGCGGATGATCAACCGGATGGCCGAACCGACGTCGGGCAACGTCGTCGTCAACGGCGCCGACGTCGCGACCGTCGACCCGGTGCGGCTGCGGCTGGGCATCGGCTACGTGATCCAGGGTGGGGGCCTGATGCCGCACCAACGCGTGATCGACAACGTCGCCACCGTGCCGGTGCTCAAAGGCATGTCGCGGCGCGCGGCTCGCAAGGCCGCCTACGCCGTCTTGGAACGGGTGGGATTGAGCGCGAAGCTCGCCACCCGCTATCCCGCACAGCTGTCCGGCGGCGAGCAGCAGCGCGTCGGCGTGGCGCGGGCGTTGGCCGCCGACCCGCCGATTCTGTTGATGGACGAGCCGTTTTCGGCCGTGGACCCGATCGTCCGCCACGAGCTGCAGCGCGAAATACTGCGACTGCAGGCGGAATTGCGCAAGACCATCGTCTTCGTCACCCACGACATCGACGAGGCGGTGCGGTTGGCGGACCGCGTCGCTGTGTTCGGTCCGGGCGGGTCGCTGCAGCAGTACGAGGAGCCTGCGCGGTTGCTGTCCCATCCGGCAAACGATTTCGTGGCCAGAATGATCGGCGCCGGCCGCGGCTACCGCTGGTTGCAGTTCCTGGACGCGACGCAGCTGCCGGTACACGACCTACCGCGGCTCACCGCGTCCGAGGTGGCCGGGGCGCAGCTGCACGACGACTGGGCGCTGGTGGTGAAATCCGATGGCACCCCGCTCGGCTGGATCGATGAGGCCGGGGTCGCACAGCACCGCGACGGCGCCCCGTTGCCCGACAGCATCACCTCGGTCGGCGCGCTGTTCCGCCCGAACGGGAACCTGAGCCAAGCGCTGGATGCCGCGTTGTCGTCGCCGGCAGCGATGGGCGTGGCCGTCGACAAGGAGGGCAAGGTCACCGGGGGAGTGCGTGCCGGAGATGTGTTGGCCGCCTTGGATTCTCACCGGCGGCACTAG
- a CDS encoding putative glycolipid-binding domain-containing protein — translation MLTWRSQDARRMESVRVQLSGKRIKANGRIVAADTDSNPAFAAYYDLLTDETGATKRLGMTVTSAERERQLVVARDNENMWLVTDHQGDSRAAYDGALDVDVVFSPFFNALPIRRLGLHERADTVTVPTIYISLPEISITSAPVSYSSRAAGAGEGIKVHSPVSETILTIDDYGFIVEYPTLAERI, via the coding sequence ATGCTGACCTGGCGCTCACAGGACGCCAGGCGCATGGAGTCGGTGCGAGTCCAGTTGTCCGGCAAGCGGATCAAGGCCAACGGTCGTATCGTGGCCGCCGACACCGACAGCAATCCGGCCTTCGCGGCCTATTACGACCTGCTGACCGACGAGACCGGTGCGACCAAGCGGCTCGGCATGACCGTGACGTCGGCTGAGCGGGAACGCCAGCTCGTCGTCGCCCGCGACAACGAGAACATGTGGCTGGTCACCGACCACCAAGGCGATTCCCGGGCGGCCTACGACGGCGCGCTGGACGTCGACGTGGTGTTCAGCCCATTCTTCAACGCGCTGCCGATCCGCCGGCTCGGCCTGCACGAGCGGGCCGACACCGTCACGGTGCCGACGATCTACATCAGTTTGCCGGAGATATCGATCACCTCGGCACCGGTGAGTTACAGCAGCCGGGCGGCGGGGGCCGGCGAGGGAATTAAGGTGCACTCACCGGTTTCCGAGACCATTCTGACGATCGACGACTACGGGTTCATCGTGGAGTATCCAACCTTGGCAGAGCGGATCTGA
- a CDS encoding tRNA adenosine deaminase-associated protein yields the protein MSAQRASAQADTTDGFGVAVVREEGKWRCSAMPPKALSSLTAAETELRELRSAGAVFGLLDIDDEFFVIVRPAPAGTRLLLSDATAALDYDIAAEVLDNLDADITPEDLEDADPFEEGDLGLLSDVGLPEAVLSVILDETDLYADEQLGRIAREMGFADELSAVLDKLNR from the coding sequence ATGAGCGCACAACGGGCCTCCGCGCAGGCGGACACGACGGACGGATTCGGTGTGGCCGTCGTGCGCGAAGAGGGAAAGTGGCGTTGCTCGGCGATGCCGCCGAAAGCGCTGTCGAGTTTGACCGCCGCCGAAACCGAGCTCCGTGAATTACGCAGCGCCGGGGCCGTTTTCGGGCTGCTGGACATCGACGATGAGTTCTTCGTGATCGTGCGGCCCGCTCCGGCGGGAACCCGGCTGCTGCTGTCCGATGCGACCGCGGCGCTGGACTACGACATCGCCGCCGAAGTGCTGGACAACCTGGACGCCGACATCACCCCCGAGGATCTCGAGGACGCCGACCCGTTCGAAGAGGGCGACCTCGGGTTGCTGTCCGACGTGGGGCTGCCCGAGGCCGTGCTCAGCGTCATCCTCGACGAGACCGACCTCTACGCCGACGAGCAGCTCGGCCGGATAGCCCGCGAGATGGGCTTCGCCGACGAGCTGTCGGCGGTGCTCGACAAGCTCAATCGGTGA